A stretch of Flavobacterium sp. N2270 DNA encodes these proteins:
- a CDS encoding carbohydrate binding family 9 domain-containing protein, with protein sequence MHKNLIFIFLLCFNSFKTQAQDNIISKKKLVATKINESIAIDGELNESIWNESKIASDFVMFEPDNGKPSPNELRTEVKILYNNDAVYIGAILYDNDPKAILKEITERDNFGISDSFGVYINGYNDGQQDFQFYVTASNGQADCNFTSQYGEDYSWNAIWESKAKVTNFGWIVEMRIPYAALRFPENKEQVWGINFFREVRRKRQKFTWSPINTQVATFSQQAGILEGISNINPPTRLFLIPYASGYVNSNKDNTELTLKGGLDIKYGINDAFTLDAILIPDFGQTKFDNVELNLGPFEQQFNENRPFFTEGTDLFSKGNLLYSRRIGAAPQFYPELADNEIINEFPSTVNLLNALKVSGRNSDGLGIGFLNAITEKTDVTIINPDENTSRKETVSPLTNYNVTVLDQRFNQNSSVTFINTNVTRNGSFRDANVTGLLFDLNTKKNTYNLSGDMKMSSVYDSENKNGINTSIYIAETSGKVRFSLGANYVSKDFDNNDLGINFQTNYTDFSSNVNYRILNPTKLFNTFRINLNSYMQYNNTTGRIQGNNFNINFSGNNKANHYMSASFGYNPFKNYDYYEPRQDGRFLIYPESYNGSLYLSTNYNNKFAVDINPYFTNVNEKDRYNYGIGFSPRYRFSDRFSLIYSFDLYKQFNNVGYIDNDDVSIYFAKRNRDTYTNSITSKYSINSNMNFNLSVRHYWSLAENNSFHTLNNDGTLTETTYTENKNSNFSTWNLDLSYSWWFAPGSQISVLYRNNASSFDRAINKDFSNNFSNLIGDNLNHVLSVSIRYYIDYNQAKNWLKKA encoded by the coding sequence ATGCATAAGAACTTGATTTTCATATTTTTATTGTGTTTTAACAGCTTCAAAACACAAGCACAAGACAACATAATTTCTAAAAAAAAATTAGTTGCTACAAAAATAAATGAGTCTATTGCTATTGACGGGGAATTAAATGAATCTATTTGGAACGAGTCTAAGATTGCTTCTGATTTTGTGATGTTTGAACCAGACAATGGGAAACCCTCTCCAAATGAACTTAGAACCGAAGTAAAAATACTTTACAACAATGACGCGGTTTACATTGGCGCAATTTTATATGACAATGACCCTAAAGCCATTTTAAAAGAAATAACAGAACGTGATAATTTTGGAATTAGCGACTCATTTGGTGTTTACATAAACGGTTATAATGACGGACAGCAAGATTTTCAGTTTTATGTTACTGCATCAAATGGTCAAGCCGATTGTAATTTTACATCACAGTATGGAGAAGATTATTCTTGGAATGCTATATGGGAAAGTAAAGCAAAAGTAACTAATTTTGGTTGGATAGTTGAAATGAGAATTCCATACGCAGCACTTCGTTTTCCTGAAAACAAAGAACAGGTTTGGGGAATTAATTTCTTTAGAGAAGTAAGACGAAAAAGACAAAAATTCACATGGTCGCCTATTAATACGCAAGTAGCTACTTTTTCGCAACAAGCCGGAATTTTAGAAGGAATTTCAAACATTAATCCTCCTACTCGTCTTTTCTTAATTCCTTATGCTTCAGGATATGTAAACTCTAATAAAGACAACACCGAGTTAACCCTAAAAGGTGGTTTGGATATTAAATATGGTATTAATGATGCTTTTACGCTAGATGCAATTTTAATTCCCGATTTTGGACAAACAAAGTTTGATAATGTAGAACTAAATCTTGGTCCATTTGAACAACAATTTAATGAAAACAGACCGTTTTTTACCGAAGGAACAGATTTATTCAGCAAAGGGAATCTTTTATATTCAAGAAGAATTGGAGCTGCTCCTCAATTTTATCCTGAGTTAGCAGACAATGAAATTATTAATGAGTTTCCTTCTACAGTAAATTTATTAAATGCACTAAAAGTGTCTGGAAGAAATTCTGACGGATTGGGAATTGGTTTTTTAAATGCCATTACCGAAAAAACAGATGTGACTATTATAAATCCTGACGAAAATACTTCTCGTAAAGAAACCGTTTCTCCTTTAACCAATTACAATGTAACGGTTTTAGACCAACGCTTTAACCAAAATTCTTCTGTTACGTTTATTAATACAAATGTAACCAGAAACGGAAGTTTTAGAGATGCAAATGTAACGGGCTTACTTTTCGATTTAAATACTAAAAAAAACACGTACAATCTTTCTGGAGATATGAAAATGAGTAGTGTTTATGATTCTGAAAACAAAAACGGAATTAATACTTCTATATATATTGCAGAAACAAGTGGAAAAGTACGATTTAGCTTAGGCGCAAATTATGTTTCAAAAGATTTTGACAATAACGATTTAGGAATCAATTTTCAAACTAATTATACCGACTTTTCAAGTAATGTTAATTATCGAATTCTTAATCCCACAAAACTATTTAACACCTTTCGTATTAACTTAAATTCTTATATGCAATACAACAATACGACTGGTAGAATTCAAGGCAATAATTTCAATATAAATTTTAGCGGAAACAACAAAGCTAATCACTATATGAGCGCTAGTTTTGGTTACAATCCGTTTAAAAATTACGATTATTATGAGCCAAGACAAGATGGACGATTTTTAATTTATCCTGAAAGTTATAACGGAAGTTTGTATCTATCTACAAACTACAACAATAAATTTGCAGTTGATATTAATCCGTATTTTACCAATGTAAATGAAAAAGACAGATATAATTATGGAATAGGTTTTAGTCCAAGATATCGCTTTAGCGACAGATTTTCTCTTATTTATAGTTTTGATTTATACAAACAATTTAACAATGTTGGATACATCGATAATGATGATGTTTCCATATATTTTGCAAAAAGAAACAGAGATACTTATACCAATAGCATTACAAGTAAATATTCTATTAATAGCAATATGAATTTTAATCTTTCTGTAAGACATTATTGGTCTTTAGCCGAAAACAATTCTTTTCACACGCTTAACAATGATGGAACTTTAACTGAAACAACTTATACCGAGAATAAAAATTCTAATTTTAGTACATGGAATTTAGACTTATCTTATTCTTGGTGGTTTGCTCCTGGAAGTCAGATTTCAGTATTGTATCGTAATAATGCTTCTTCTTTTGATAGAGCAATAAATAAAGATTTTAGCAATAACTTTTCAAACCTAATTGGCGATAATTTAAACCACGTTTTATCTGTAAGTATTCGATATTATATTGATTACAACCAAGCAAAAAATTGGCTTAAAAAAGCGTAA
- a CDS encoding murein L,D-transpeptidase catalytic domain family protein, whose amino-acid sequence MNYKLLTLLFLCLFSFGFINKTDDDVETKKANEPVLLANNTNVITKSLSQLFFENIEVNNFDLPQFECFSKAFEGYNQLKSQGVVQKDFLTIIDFSLSSNVERLWVINMLTKEVVLKSLVAHGRNSGDEFATKFSNSAESFQSSLGFYVTGEVYQGKHGFSLRLDGLEYGINDNARNRAVVIHGADYVSDKFAKSNGRLGRSLGCPAVPYAIHKEFINTIKDKSCLFIYHPSRTYVAKSKLVS is encoded by the coding sequence ATGAATTACAAATTATTAACCTTGCTTTTTTTATGTTTATTTTCTTTTGGATTTATAAATAAAACAGATGATGATGTTGAGACAAAAAAAGCAAATGAGCCAGTGTTATTGGCTAATAATACTAATGTAATTACAAAGTCGTTATCTCAGTTATTTTTTGAAAATATAGAAGTTAACAATTTTGATTTACCTCAGTTTGAATGTTTTTCTAAAGCTTTTGAAGGTTATAATCAATTAAAATCTCAAGGTGTTGTTCAAAAAGATTTTTTAACGATTATTGATTTTAGCTTGTCTTCAAATGTAGAAAGGTTGTGGGTTATTAATATGTTAACAAAGGAAGTTGTTTTAAAATCATTAGTTGCTCATGGAAGAAATTCAGGAGATGAATTTGCAACTAAATTTTCAAATTCAGCTGAATCATTTCAAAGTAGTTTAGGTTTTTATGTAACTGGTGAAGTTTACCAAGGAAAGCATGGTTTTTCTTTGAGATTAGACGGTTTAGAGTATGGTATTAATGATAATGCTAGAAATAGAGCAGTTGTAATTCATGGAGCTGATTATGTTTCAGATAAGTTTGCAAAATCAAATGGAAGATTAGGGAGAAGTCTAGGTTGTCCTGCTGTTCCATATGCAATTCACAAGGAATTTATCAATACTATAAAAGATAAATCATGTTTGTTTATTTATCATCCATCAAGAACTTATGTTGCTAAATCTAAATTAGTTTCTTAA
- a CDS encoding L,D-transpeptidase family protein codes for MIKKILLISISLFFINCKNDKKPISEVKLPLEDPITHAKIRPIDVDLIATKNDSIKLYYKKFDNYEIWFNLENRTDLINEIKSSTKEGLLPNDYNFEKIVELEEKRTNMSDSEVIAYDVFLTESFQKIATHLHCGKTNPKDVYKNWDIPQKTIALSDILHKAIKLRMIATAFKDLKPQHNTYKSLKKSLTILNTFPDYKLKKIHIKDKIEPNDTLNEVVQIKKHLLYWKDFVNRDSIITPIYDKNAVAAVKKFQKRHGLKPDGVIGQGTLKALNFSLNERIEQTIVNLERWRWFPDNFGEEYLLINLPDYKLSYVTNNDTIAERRIVVGKPSRETPILSSKLSNFVFNPTWTVPPTIIKEDLTPSAAKNRSYFSRNRISIYNSQGELIAPENWNPNKSNSYRYVQTPGVDNSLGLVKFNFPNRHLVYLHDTNHRDYFVREYRALSSGCIRIEKPLQLSETILKKEDEKIWNNSEIDTIINKKVTRYVPLKKSNINIYLLYWTSWSNKEGLQFREDIYKLDSKLLNALRN; via the coding sequence ATGATAAAAAAAATACTTCTAATTTCTATTTCTCTCTTTTTTATCAACTGTAAAAATGATAAAAAACCAATTTCAGAGGTAAAACTGCCACTAGAAGACCCAATAACTCATGCTAAAATCAGACCTATTGATGTTGATCTCATAGCTACTAAGAATGATAGCATTAAGTTATACTATAAGAAGTTCGACAATTATGAGATTTGGTTTAATTTAGAAAATAGAACCGATTTAATTAACGAAATTAAATCTTCTACTAAAGAAGGATTATTACCAAATGATTATAACTTTGAAAAGATTGTTGAATTAGAAGAAAAAAGAACCAACATGAGTGATTCTGAAGTTATTGCTTATGATGTCTTCCTTACAGAATCTTTTCAAAAAATAGCTACACATTTACATTGTGGAAAAACAAACCCAAAAGATGTTTATAAAAATTGGGATATACCACAAAAAACAATTGCATTATCTGATATACTTCATAAAGCAATTAAATTAAGAATGATTGCAACTGCTTTTAAAGATTTAAAACCTCAACACAACACTTATAAATCACTTAAAAAGAGTTTAACGATTTTAAATACTTTTCCTGACTATAAACTGAAGAAAATACATATAAAAGATAAAATTGAACCAAACGACACTTTAAACGAAGTTGTTCAAATAAAAAAACATTTGTTATACTGGAAAGACTTTGTAAATAGAGACAGTATTATTACTCCTATATATGATAAAAATGCAGTAGCTGCAGTAAAAAAGTTTCAAAAAAGACACGGATTAAAACCTGATGGAGTTATAGGACAAGGAACATTAAAAGCCTTGAACTTTTCTCTAAACGAAAGAATCGAACAAACTATCGTAAATTTAGAAAGGTGGAGATGGTTTCCAGACAACTTTGGCGAAGAGTATTTGCTTATTAATCTTCCCGACTACAAACTTTCTTATGTAACTAATAATGATACTATCGCCGAAAGAAGAATTGTCGTTGGTAAACCTAGTAGAGAAACACCTATTTTAAGCTCTAAACTTTCTAATTTTGTTTTTAACCCAACTTGGACCGTTCCTCCTACAATTATTAAAGAAGATTTAACTCCTTCTGCTGCAAAAAACAGAAGCTATTTTAGTCGAAATAGAATTAGTATTTACAATTCACAAGGAGAATTGATTGCACCAGAGAATTGGAATCCAAACAAATCTAATTCATACAGGTATGTTCAAACTCCTGGTGTCGATAATTCATTAGGTTTAGTAAAATTCAATTTTCCAAACAGACATTTGGTTTACTTGCATGACACAAACCATAGAGATTACTTTGTGAGAGAATACAGAGCATTAAGTTCTGGATGCATTAGAATTGAAAAACCATTACAATTGTCTGAAACTATATTAAAAAAAGAAGATGAGAAAATTTGGAATAACTCTGAAATAGATACAATTATAAATAAGAAAGTAACGAGATATGTTCCCTTAAAGAAATCTAATATAAATATTTATTTATTGTATTGGACAAGTTGGTCAAATAAAGAAGGGCTACAATTTAGAGAAGATATATACAAGTTAGACTCAAAACTATTAAACGCTTTAAGAAACTAA
- the pepE gene encoding dipeptidase PepE codes for MRKLIIASTSTVHGGEYLDYLFPTLKKHFNNVKTLLFIPYARPGGITHDEYTKIVSKAFQKLNISVKGIHEFEKPIEVIQNAEAIFTGGGNTFLLVSELYRNDILESIEKAINNGIPYLGTSAGSNICGLTMGTTNDMPIIYPPSFRTFGFVSFNINPHYLDPDTNSTHMGETRETRINEFHKFNPQPVLGLREGSWLEVNGNSIKLKGNLTARLFSQNNKPIELEPEAELNNIK; via the coding sequence ATGCGAAAACTAATAATAGCAAGTACCTCAACAGTACATGGAGGAGAATATTTAGACTATTTATTCCCAACACTAAAAAAACATTTTAACAACGTAAAAACATTGTTATTTATTCCTTACGCTAGACCAGGCGGAATAACTCATGATGAGTATACCAAAATTGTTTCAAAAGCATTTCAAAAATTAAACATTAGCGTAAAAGGAATTCATGAGTTTGAAAAACCTATAGAAGTGATTCAAAATGCCGAAGCCATTTTTACTGGTGGAGGAAATACTTTTTTATTAGTTTCTGAATTATATAGAAATGATATTTTAGAAAGTATAGAAAAAGCAATTAACAATGGAATTCCTTACTTAGGTACTAGTGCCGGAAGTAATATTTGCGGACTAACGATGGGAACAACTAACGATATGCCAATAATCTATCCGCCAAGTTTTAGAACTTTTGGTTTTGTATCGTTTAATATAAATCCGCATTATTTAGATCCAGACACGAATTCTACCCACATGGGTGAAACTAGAGAAACAAGAATTAATGAATTTCATAAATTTAATCCACAACCTGTTTTAGGTTTAAGAGAAGGAAGTTGGCTTGAAGTAAACGGAAACTCAATAAAACTAAAAGGAAATTTAACTGCTCGTTTATTTTCTCAAAATAATAAACCTATAGAATTAGAACCAGAAGCTGAGCTAAATAACATAAAATAA
- a CDS encoding carboxypeptidase-like regulatory domain-containing protein, with protein MKISKQRNSFFIVVFIFSQLVFSQNSERQVLKGKVITDSLDVENITVFNISSNIGAITDQLGVFYIKAKENDTLFFQGLSFVSQKYILTKKDFYVEELEVQLDIKINELNEVIVSPYTLTGNLEKDMKKIKVYDPFGSVDMNVVKYYDDKYSEKPEITTSPSHFAPGGSTVDFKIIGKAIGKLLGIKSNPRKNVEAVIENRKLREVQSKSFSEHIKERYSNHFFTSTLKIENDKIPSFLAFAEMPSYELVNFLKSENELQLLEYLISKSTEFKNKFNEESISLPNEK; from the coding sequence ATGAAAATATCAAAACAGAGGAATAGTTTTTTTATTGTTGTTTTTATTTTTTCTCAACTTGTTTTTTCTCAAAATTCTGAAAGACAGGTTCTAAAAGGAAAAGTAATTACCGATTCTTTAGATGTCGAAAACATTACGGTTTTTAATATTTCTTCAAATATAGGAGCTATTACAGATCAACTTGGTGTGTTTTATATTAAAGCAAAAGAGAATGACACATTGTTCTTTCAGGGACTTTCTTTCGTGTCTCAAAAATACATACTTACAAAAAAAGATTTTTATGTTGAAGAACTAGAAGTTCAATTAGATATTAAAATAAATGAACTTAACGAAGTTATTGTAAGTCCTTATACTTTAACTGGGAATTTAGAGAAGGATATGAAGAAAATTAAAGTTTATGATCCGTTTGGCTCAGTAGACATGAATGTGGTGAAATATTATGACGATAAGTATTCTGAAAAACCAGAAATAACAACATCGCCAAGTCATTTTGCTCCGGGCGGCTCAACTGTCGATTTTAAAATTATTGGTAAAGCAATTGGAAAACTTTTAGGCATTAAAAGCAATCCTAGAAAAAACGTGGAAGCAGTTATTGAAAATCGAAAACTTAGAGAAGTACAATCAAAATCATTTTCTGAACATATTAAAGAGCGATACTCAAATCATTTTTTTACATCAACTTTGAAAATTGAGAATGATAAAATCCCTTCTTTTTTAGCTTTTGCTGAAATGCCCAGCTATGAATTGGTTAATTTTTTAAAAAGTGAAAATGAATTACAACTTTTAGAATATCTAATTTCAAAATCAACTGAATTTAAAAATAAGTTTAATGAAGAATCAATATCTTTACCAAATGAAAAATAG
- a CDS encoding DUF6702 family protein, producing the protein MKNQYLYQMKNRYKIVVLLTVFAFMSSFVVHKFYVSVTQIDFVPKKQRIEITSRIFIDDFEKGLKKKYNKDFYLSTKKEIPETNDYIQKYLEEKMKFVINNKPYKVTFLTKEVEDDVLICYSKVQFSEKITTFEIFNSVLTEMFSEQKNIIHTDINGNKKSVLLTYSERSTLLEF; encoded by the coding sequence ATGAAGAATCAATATCTTTACCAAATGAAAAATAGATATAAAATAGTTGTACTGCTTACGGTATTTGCTTTTATGAGTTCATTTGTAGTTCATAAATTTTATGTTTCAGTAACCCAAATAGATTTTGTTCCAAAGAAACAACGAATTGAAATCACATCAAGAATATTTATTGATGATTTTGAAAAAGGGTTAAAGAAAAAATACAACAAGGATTTTTACTTATCTACAAAAAAGGAAATTCCAGAAACAAACGATTATATTCAAAAATATCTTGAAGAAAAAATGAAGTTTGTTATTAATAATAAACCTTATAAAGTTACATTTTTAACAAAAGAAGTAGAAGATGATGTGTTAATTTGTTATTCAAAAGTGCAATTCTCTGAAAAAATAACTACTTTCGAAATCTTTAATTCTGTTCTTACAGAAATGTTTTCTGAACAAAAAAACATAATACATACAGATATTAATGGTAACAAAAAGAGTGTTTTGTTGACATATAGTGAACGATCAACATTATTAGAATTTTAA
- a CDS encoding M1 family metallopeptidase encodes MKKSILFSSFLAIAVSFTSIAQETKTEDKKREQGHYNENKFRQMYDIMATPNMFRTASGAPGPAYYQQKADYKMDIEIDDKNQKLYGKETVTYYNNSPEPLEYLWVQLDQNMRAQNSKTPLVENQRIAPALTAEKFAKEFMENGFDGGFNIEYVKDKSGKNISYTINQTMMRINLATPLKPGGKTVFSIKWWYNINNYQIDGGRSGFELFPDGNKLYVIAQFFPRMAVYSDVEGWQNMQFWGRGEFALTFGDYEVNITVPADHMMEATGELQNRKEVYTSEQMKRWELAQNTFDKPVLIVTQAEAEANAKGFSDKKKTWKYKAKNVRDFGISTSRKFMLDAMAVQLETVKPMAISIYPPEANPLWGEYSTRAVAQTLKTYSKHTFDYPYPKAVSVSAEDQGMEYPMICWNFGRPDADGTYTDRVKYGMLGVIIHEVGHNFFPMIVNSDERQWTWMDEGLNTFLEYLTELEFDKNFPTDRGPAAKIVPYMKGNQQYLEPIMSNSENIFQFGSNAYGKPATGLNILRETIMGHELFDHAFKTYAQRWKFKHPTPEDFFRTMEDASAVDLDWFWRGWFYSTDYVDIALKDVKEYYVSTEPTAKLKNYRMRTGRFTYDDGPFLYLIDEKNEEFNPATKKAFDVNEVQMLDDYVAKNYTAEEKAKLKAPKYFYEVEFEKLGGMIMPILVELQFEDGSTENHVFPAQIWRKNNETAKRVFATDKKVVKIQIDPKLETADIDTNNNVWPSTEVKSKFDELEKK; translated from the coding sequence ATGAAAAAATCAATCTTATTTTCTTCGTTTTTAGCAATTGCAGTTTCATTTACTTCAATAGCTCAAGAAACAAAAACAGAAGATAAAAAAAGAGAACAAGGGCATTATAACGAAAATAAATTTCGACAAATGTACGACATTATGGCTACGCCAAATATGTTTAGAACTGCATCTGGTGCTCCGGGTCCAGCTTATTATCAGCAAAAAGCTGATTATAAAATGGATATAGAAATTGATGATAAAAATCAAAAACTATACGGTAAAGAAACAGTTACGTATTATAATAATTCTCCTGAACCATTAGAGTATTTGTGGGTACAGTTAGATCAAAATATGCGTGCACAAAATTCTAAAACACCATTAGTTGAAAACCAAAGAATAGCTCCTGCATTAACAGCAGAAAAATTTGCTAAGGAATTCATGGAAAATGGTTTTGATGGTGGTTTTAATATTGAATATGTAAAAGATAAATCAGGTAAAAATATAAGTTATACCATCAATCAAACAATGATGCGTATTAACTTGGCTACTCCTTTAAAACCTGGTGGTAAAACGGTTTTTTCAATTAAATGGTGGTACAACATTAATAATTACCAAATAGACGGAGGTCGTTCGGGTTTTGAATTATTTCCTGACGGGAATAAATTATATGTAATTGCTCAGTTTTTTCCAAGAATGGCAGTTTACAGCGATGTTGAAGGTTGGCAAAATATGCAGTTTTGGGGAAGAGGTGAATTTGCATTAACATTTGGGGATTATGAAGTAAATATTACAGTTCCTGCAGATCACATGATGGAAGCAACAGGAGAGCTTCAAAACAGAAAAGAAGTATATACTTCAGAACAAATGAAAAGATGGGAATTAGCCCAAAATACATTTGATAAGCCTGTTTTAATTGTAACTCAGGCTGAAGCTGAAGCAAATGCAAAAGGTTTTTCTGATAAAAAGAAAACATGGAAATATAAAGCAAAGAATGTTAGAGATTTTGGAATTTCAACTTCGAGAAAATTCATGTTAGATGCAATGGCTGTTCAATTAGAAACGGTTAAGCCAATGGCTATTTCAATTTATCCGCCAGAAGCAAATCCGCTTTGGGGAGAATATTCAACTAGAGCAGTTGCACAAACTTTAAAAACATATTCTAAACATACATTTGATTATCCTTATCCAAAAGCAGTTTCTGTTTCAGCAGAAGATCAAGGAATGGAGTATCCTATGATTTGTTGGAATTTTGGTCGCCCTGATGCTGATGGAACGTATACAGATAGAGTAAAGTATGGAATGTTAGGTGTAATTATTCACGAAGTTGGACATAACTTTTTTCCTATGATTGTTAATTCTGACGAAAGACAATGGACTTGGATGGATGAAGGTTTAAATACATTCTTAGAATATTTAACAGAATTAGAATTCGATAAAAATTTCCCAACTGATAGAGGACCAGCGGCTAAAATTGTACCTTATATGAAAGGAAATCAGCAATATTTAGAGCCAATTATGTCTAATTCTGAAAATATTTTTCAGTTTGGATCAAATGCTTATGGTAAGCCAGCAACAGGCTTAAATATTTTACGTGAAACCATTATGGGACATGAATTGTTTGACCACGCATTTAAAACATATGCGCAACGTTGGAAATTTAAACACCCAACTCCTGAAGATTTCTTTAGAACTATGGAAGACGCTTCTGCAGTAGATTTAGATTGGTTCTGGAGAGGTTGGTTCTATTCTACAGATTATGTAGATATTGCACTTAAGGATGTAAAAGAATATTATGTTTCTACCGAACCTACCGCTAAGTTGAAAAACTACAGAATGAGAACGGGTCGTTTTACATATGATGATGGACCATTTTTATATTTAATTGATGAAAAAAACGAAGAGTTTAATCCTGCAACTAAAAAAGCATTTGATGTGAATGAAGTTCAAATGTTAGATGATTATGTAGCGAAAAATTATACTGCTGAAGAAAAAGCAAAATTAAAAGCACCAAAGTATTTCTATGAAGTAGAGTTTGAAAAATTAGGTGGAATGATTATGCCTATTCTTGTTGAGCTTCAGTTTGAAGATGGTTCTACAGAAAATCATGTATTTCCAGCTCAAATTTGGAGAAAAAATAATGAAACTGCAAAAAGAGTTTTCGCTACAGATAAGAAAGTAGTTAAAATTCAAATTGATCCTAAATTAGAAACGGCAGATATTGATACAAACAACAACGTTTGGCCAAGTACTGAAGTAAAATCTAAATTTGACGAATTAGAAAAAAAATAA
- a CDS encoding twin-arginine translocase TatA/TatE family subunit, whose amino-acid sequence MFGIGGGELIFIVLIAVMIFGSKGIPDVARFLGKTMAQIKHATNDIKSEINNSAKENGMDMNSLTGGISEEIQKAKDGISKAVNPLENIASDVQNPIQKAKEDIENLTGPIKRQL is encoded by the coding sequence ATGTTTGGAATTGGTGGAGGAGAACTAATCTTTATAGTTCTTATTGCAGTAATGATTTTTGGTTCAAAAGGTATTCCTGATGTGGCTCGTTTTTTAGGAAAAACAATGGCGCAAATTAAACACGCAACTAACGATATTAAATCGGAAATTAATAACAGTGCCAAAGAAAACGGAATGGATATGAATTCGTTAACAGGCGGAATTTCAGAAGAAATTCAAAAAGCAAAAGATGGTATTTCTAAAGCAGTTAATCCATTAGAGAATATAGCTTCTGATGTTCAAAATCCTATTCAAAAAGCAAAAGAAGATATTGAAAACCTAACCGGACCTATTAAAAGACAACTATAA
- a CDS encoding phosphatase PAP2 family protein — protein sequence MEQLLHLDKELFVFLNGLGSESFDGFWKIITKQLHWTPFFLGIFYLLQKKVGWKNFGIIILFLALLITFTDQITNLFKNGFQRLRPCNTPEIKDIIRVVVKRSSFSFFSGHAANSMASTMFIFLIIRRYYNYSFLLFLFPLIFAYSRIYLGLHFPLDILSGYVFGMLSGLFFYKLYEVFMRKYPKYSIYL from the coding sequence TTGGAACAACTACTTCACTTAGATAAAGAATTATTTGTTTTCTTAAACGGACTAGGTTCAGAATCGTTTGACGGTTTCTGGAAAATAATTACAAAACAACTGCATTGGACGCCTTTTTTTCTAGGTATTTTTTATTTGTTACAAAAAAAAGTAGGTTGGAAAAATTTTGGAATTATTATTCTTTTTCTAGCGCTATTAATTACGTTTACAGACCAAATTACCAATTTATTTAAAAACGGATTTCAACGTTTACGACCTTGTAATACACCAGAAATTAAAGATATTATTCGTGTTGTGGTAAAGAGAAGCTCGTTTAGTTTTTTCTCTGGTCATGCAGCTAATTCAATGGCAAGTACAATGTTCATTTTCTTAATTATTAGACGATATTATAACTATTCGTTTCTATTGTTCTTATTTCCTTTAATTTTCGCTTACAGCCGCATTTATCTAGGGTTGCACTTTCCGTTAGATATTCTTTCTGGTTATGTTTTCGGAATGCTTAGCGGACTTTTCTTTTACAAACTCTACGAAGTTTTTATGAGGAAGTATCCGAAGTATAGTATTTATTTGTAG
- a CDS encoding O-methyltransferase yields the protein MHFISEELENYVANHSQKEPELLAKLNTETHQKILQPRMLSGHFQGRVLSMLSKIINPKNILEIGTYTGYAALCLAEGMQKDGFLDTIDINEELFDFQQKYFEASEYAGQIKGHLGDALEIIPTLNKKFDLVFIDADKENYINYFNMIVPMMNPGGIILSDNVLWSGKVLEELSPKDLSTKVLVEYNKLINEDERVETVLLPIRDGLTVTRVK from the coding sequence ATGCATTTTATATCGGAAGAATTAGAAAATTACGTAGCCAATCATAGCCAAAAAGAGCCAGAACTTTTAGCGAAATTAAATACCGAAACACACCAGAAAATTCTACAACCAAGAATGTTGAGCGGACATTTTCAAGGTAGAGTTTTAAGTATGCTTTCTAAAATTATTAATCCGAAAAACATTTTAGAAATTGGTACTTATACTGGTTATGCTGCATTGTGTTTAGCAGAAGGAATGCAAAAAGACGGATTTTTAGACACGATTGACATTAATGAAGAGTTGTTTGATTTTCAGCAAAAATATTTTGAAGCTTCTGAATATGCTGGTCAAATAAAAGGACATTTAGGTGATGCTTTGGAAATTATTCCCACTTTAAACAAAAAATTTGATTTGGTTTTTATTGATGCCGATAAAGAAAACTATATTAATTATTTCAACATGATTGTTCCTATGATGAACCCAGGCGGCATTATTTTATCGGATAATGTGTTGTGGAGCGGAAAAGTTTTGGAAGAATTAAGCCCGAAAGATTTAAGTACAAAAGTTTTAGTAGAATACAATAAATTAATTAACGAAGACGAACGTGTAGAAACGGTTTTACTGCCTATTCGCGATGGTTTGACGGTTACTAGGGTGAAGTAA